In the Candidatus Eisenbacteria bacterium genome, one interval contains:
- a CDS encoding RNA pseudouridine synthase, which translates to MANRLLPPDVGLLFEDNHLLALSKPAGLLTQPSGTARPSLEAVARAYVRETKGKTGKVFLHAVHRLDREASGVVLFARTSKALARMAEEIRARRVRKTYRAIVEGKPPRASDTLYGYIRHRSHRAETAEREEAGAKKAVLAYREVGSAGGLHLLEIDLGTGRYHQIRAQLAREGMPILGDRRYGSRAAFPGDGIALHHAAMEFRHPVSRETIRIEAPPPPAWPLA; encoded by the coding sequence GGCTTCTCCCCCCCGACGTCGGGCTCCTCTTCGAGGACAACCATCTCCTCGCGCTCTCCAAGCCCGCCGGGCTTCTCACGCAGCCGAGCGGGACGGCGCGGCCGAGCCTCGAGGCCGTCGCCCGGGCGTACGTGCGCGAGACGAAGGGGAAGACGGGGAAGGTCTTCCTACACGCGGTTCACCGGCTCGATCGCGAGGCGAGCGGGGTCGTCCTCTTCGCGCGGACGAGCAAGGCGCTCGCTCGCATGGCCGAGGAGATCCGCGCGCGCCGCGTTCGGAAGACGTACCGCGCGATCGTGGAGGGAAAGCCGCCCCGTGCGAGCGATACTTTATATGGATATATTCGCCATCGAAGCCATCGCGCGGAGACGGCGGAGCGCGAAGAGGCGGGGGCGAAGAAGGCGGTGCTCGCGTATCGCGAGGTCGGAAGCGCGGGCGGACTTCATCTTCTCGAGATCGATTTGGGGACCGGACGCTATCATCAGATCCGCGCGCAGCTCGCGCGGGAGGGGATGCCGATCCTCGGCGACCGGCGTTACGGGAGCCGCGCCGCGTTCCCGGGGGACGGGATCGCGCTCCATCACGCGGCGATGGAGTTCCGTCATCCGGTGAGCCGCGAGACGATCCGCATCGAGGCCCCGCCTCCGCCCGCGTGGCCGCTCGCGTGA
- the alr gene encoding alanine racemase: MDRYPVWAEVDLDAIAHNSREIRKLIGPKRGIILVVKADGYGLGAIAVAHEAARSGVERLAVATLDEAVELREAGVDLPILMFNPPMAGEAERVARYEIEPSIIHIGSAREYAEACRKRGVVGRYQVEIDTGMGRWGIFVREAVRFLAELAAIDGIELAGIYTHFPATSKDQIACSLEQIRSFDRLIAALRAEGIEPPLVHAANSACLCWGLEGTYLDAVRPGILLYGFIDPEKVPPGISIRSAVALKSRVVQARKCEGGETISYGLTYRVPGPTTIATVPVGYGHGYNRRLSNGGEVIIRERRVPIVGQITMDAFMVDCQKVPEVEAGDEVVLIGRMGEEEISVAELAERTDRLAYEVTLAIGRRVPRVYTRSQRPLWARTMLGSRSFDGT, encoded by the coding sequence GTGGACCGGTATCCCGTTTGGGCCGAGGTCGACCTCGACGCGATCGCCCACAACAGCCGAGAGATCCGCAAGCTGATCGGCCCGAAACGCGGGATCATCCTCGTCGTCAAGGCTGACGGCTACGGGCTCGGGGCGATCGCCGTCGCTCACGAGGCGGCCCGAAGCGGCGTCGAGCGGCTCGCGGTGGCCACGCTGGATGAAGCGGTCGAGCTCCGCGAGGCCGGCGTCGATCTCCCCATCCTCATGTTCAACCCGCCGATGGCCGGAGAGGCGGAGCGGGTCGCTCGCTATGAAATTGAGCCATCGATCATTCATATCGGATCGGCTCGCGAGTATGCCGAGGCGTGCCGAAAGAGGGGCGTGGTCGGGCGCTATCAGGTCGAGATCGACACCGGCATGGGGCGCTGGGGGATCTTCGTCCGGGAAGCGGTCCGCTTCCTCGCGGAGCTCGCCGCAATCGACGGGATCGAACTCGCCGGCATCTACACGCACTTCCCTGCGACATCGAAGGATCAGATCGCGTGTTCGCTCGAGCAGATCCGCTCGTTCGACCGGCTGATCGCCGCCCTTCGAGCCGAAGGGATCGAGCCGCCGCTCGTCCATGCGGCGAACTCCGCCTGTCTCTGCTGGGGGCTCGAAGGAACGTACCTCGACGCGGTTCGTCCGGGGATTCTGCTCTACGGGTTCATCGATCCGGAAAAGGTGCCGCCGGGGATCTCGATCCGCTCCGCGGTCGCATTAAAGTCGCGCGTGGTCCAGGCGCGGAAATGCGAGGGGGGCGAGACGATCAGCTACGGCCTCACCTACCGCGTTCCGGGGCCGACGACGATCGCCACCGTCCCCGTCGGGTACGGCCACGGCTACAACCGGCGTCTTTCGAACGGGGGCGAGGTGATCATCCGCGAGCGGCGCGTTCCGATCGTCGGGCAGATCACGATGGATGCGTTCATGGTCGACTGCCAAAAGGTCCCCGAGGTCGAGGCGGGGGACGAGGTCGTGCTCATCGGACGGATGGGGGAGGAGGAGATCTCGGTCGCCGAGCTCGCCGAGCGAACCGATCGCCTCGCGTACGAGGTCACGCTCGCGATCGGTCGGCGCGTCCCGCGCGTCTATACCCGCTCCCAGCGCCCTCTCTGGGCGCGCACGATGCTCGGAAGCCGCAGCTTCGACGGAACCTGA